One Heptranchias perlo isolate sHepPer1 chromosome 39, sHepPer1.hap1, whole genome shotgun sequence DNA segment encodes these proteins:
- the LOC137305239 gene encoding E3 ubiquitin-protein ligase TRIM39-like: MAAGNQMQSMMSEATCSICLAFYTNPVTTQCGHSFCRSCILQYWEELTGQFPCPQCKEEFRHRSVRPNRSVSERVARARKRILSLIEDRVALSGQGQPEALAEQAVAGRRGKPISSVKEVTALYKEKLQIKLDSLQKQKDYLYKCQGEEEANQVELKKYVENLREDITSEFAQLQQFLRNEEAALIARLEEKQKVISQKIEENMMKISKDAASINQTISDIQSRLAAQETELLQGMESTIKRSGINYQNPVRVSAALNLGEFNGPLQYMAWRRMLKTITTVPAPLLLDPKTAHPRLELSADCSRLRAGSWKQVSREPTRFSLCLCVLASEGFRSGRIYWEVEVKMNRDWIVGVAKESVSRKKSFTPRPKAGVWAIRRSGEEYAALTSSHSPLVLSVRPQKIGVYLDYQGGQVSFYNADDMSHLFTFIDNFTEELYPYFYTSCKADSLRLITLRV; the protein is encoded by the exons ATGGCTGCTGGAAATCAAATGCAAAGTATGATGAGTGAAGCAACTTGCTCCATCTGTTTGGCTTTCTACACAAACCCGGTGACTACACAGTGCGGGCACAGCTTCTGCAGGTCGTGCATCCTGCAGTACTGGGAGGAATTAACGGGACAGTTCCCATGCCCTCAGTGCAAGGAGGAGTTTCGCCATAGAAGCGTGAGACCCAATCGGTCAGTGTCGGAAAGGGTGGCGAGGGCTCGGAAGCGGATTCTCAGCCTTATCGAGGACAGGGTGGCTCTCTCTGGTCAGGGGCAGCCCGAGGCATTGGCTGAGCAAGCAGTGGCTGGCCGCAGGGGCAAGCCGATCAGTTCTGTGAAGGAGGTCACCGCCCTCTACAAG GAAAAGTTGCAAATTAAGCTGGATTCTCTTCAGAAGCAAAAGGATTACCTTTACAAATGCCAGGGTGAAGAGGAAGCAAACCAAGTGGAACTGAAG AAATACGTCGAAAACCTTCGGGAGGATATCACCTCTGAGTTTGCTCAGCTGCAGCAGTTTCTCAGGAACGAAGAGGCAGCCCTGATCGCAAGACTTGAGGAGAAGCAGAAGGTCATTTCACAAAAAATAGAGGAGAATATGATGAAAATTTCAAAGGACGCTGCCTCTATTAACCAAACAATAAGCGACATACAGAGCAGGCTGGCCGCACAAGAGACGGAATTGCTACAG GGTATGGAGTCCACAATTAAACG GTCTGGCATCAATTATCAGAATCCCGTGAGGGTTTCTGCTGCTCTGAATCTCGGAGAATTCAATGGACCTTTGCAGTATATGGCGTGGAGACGGATGCTGAAAACCATCACTACAG TCCCAGCACCGCTGCTTCTAGATCCCAAAACCGCGCACCCGCGCCTCGAGCTGTCCGCCGATTGTAGCCGCCTGCGAGCCGGGAGCTGGAAGCAAGTCTCGAGGGAGCCGACGAGGTTCAGCCTCTGCCTCTGCGTCCTGGCCTCCGAGGGATTCAGGTCGGGGAGGATCTACTGGGAGGTGGAGGTGAAGATGAACAGGGACTGGATCGTGGGGGTGGCCAAGGAATCCGTGAGCAGGAAGAAAAGCTTCACGCCAAGACCGAAGGCTGGTGTCTGGGCCATAAGACGGAGTGGCGAGGAGTATGCGGCTCTCACCTCGTCTCACAGCCCTCTGGTCCTGAGCGTCAGGCCCCAGAAGATCGGAGTTTACCTGGACTACCAGGGAGGACAAGTGTCCTTTTACAATGCCGATGACATGTCCCACCTCTTCACGTTCATTGATAACTTCACTGAGGAACTGTATCCTTATTTCTATACTAGCTGTAAAGCGGACTCACTGAGACTCATTACCTTACGCGTTTAA